A region of Veillonellaceae bacterium DNA encodes the following proteins:
- a CDS encoding nucleoside deaminase translates to MDDAKYMDLAIKEGLKGLATGEVPIGAVLTLDDLVIAIGHNTKETMNDPSGHAEIQVIKSASKFLSRWRLTGCTLYVTIEPCPMCAGAIMGSRISRLVYGAPNMQYSGINSTFQIGQSQALNHNLSITAGVRFNECKELMDKFFLLSRERH, encoded by the coding sequence ATGGATGACGCAAAATATATGGACCTGGCTATTAAAGAAGGGCTGAAGGGGCTGGCCACAGGAGAAGTTCCAATCGGCGCTGTTCTGACCCTTGATGATCTTGTCATTGCCATAGGCCATAACACCAAGGAAACGATGAATGATCCCTCGGGCCATGCCGAGATACAGGTAATAAAAAGTGCCTCAAAATTCCTGTCCCGCTGGCGTTTGACGGGTTGTACTCTTTATGTTACCATAGAGCCATGCCCTATGTGCGCCGGTGCAATTATGGGTTCCCGTATATCAAGACTTGTGTACGGGGCTCCCAATATGCAGTATAGTGGTATTAATTCCACCTTTCAGATCGGGCAGTCTCAGGCACTCAACCATAATCTCTCCATTACCGCCGGAGTCAGATTCAATGAGTGCAAGGAACTGATGGACAAGTTCTTTTTATTGAGCCGGGAGCGCCATTAA
- a CDS encoding histidine kinase: MAEEIRVNGKAGKFEQYTQEKNMNFFNKNELHDEAGTVVFQSNIKVEGQTIPVGIITDNTIYTIIRVQVGSGLVKEGNKAKFLEYINNLNRSYKVFKYVAAEDGSLFLDACLPSTNESFDADIVRVVLDVIVDHLTQEYKNIMKEAWE; the protein is encoded by the coding sequence ATGGCAGAAGAAATCAGAGTGAACGGAAAAGCTGGCAAATTTGAACAGTATACACAGGAAAAGAACATGAATTTCTTCAATAAGAATGAACTTCATGATGAAGCAGGCACTGTTGTTTTCCAGTCTAACATTAAAGTTGAAGGCCAGACAATCCCTGTAGGAATCATTACCGATAACACGATTTACACGATTATCCGTGTCCAGGTAGGAAGCGGACTTGTAAAGGAAGGAAATAAGGCAAAATTCCTGGAATACATCAACAATCTGAACAGGAGCTATAAAGTTTTCAAGTATGTGGCAGCTGAAGATGGTTCCTTGTTCCTTGATGCATGCCTGCCGAGTACAAATGAAAGCTTTGATGCTGACATCGTACGCGTTGTCCTTGATGTTATTGTTGACCATCTGACACAGGAATACAAGAACATCATGAAGGAAGCTTGGGAATAA
- the recJ gene encoding single-stranded-DNA-specific exonuclease RecJ, with translation MNTDKYKWHFLNSLNKTETGVPEFFKKYNITEELAKILMNRGIDDESKLSHYLFDSAADLGDPFLMKGMPEAVDRILRAIDGKEKIVIYGDYDVDGITSTSILYRGLKSLRADVGFYIPHRESEGYGLNAKAVEKLANDGFKLLITVDCGISSADLIKEFQGKIDIIVTDHHTPPENLPQCIAVLNPHQSDCGYPYKELAGCGVAFTLCRGLMLKKYGVSYTDNIELAALGTIADVVSLTGENRIIVKEGMKRFLSTPVKGLFALIQAAGLIKDTTQSITHADQISFGLAPRLNAAGRISHAKEGVELMITDSTQEAQQLAERLCSTNVTRREIEKDICTQAEERIKQLGIEKDMAIVVDGPNWHPGVIGIVASRILDELHRPVLVITVNDGIGKGSCRSIPAFNIYEALAAQSDLLIQFGGHKMAAGFSIKAENIEEFRKQMNEYAREHLTEEDCIPVLDIEEVIPVEKLTVDFVKSLDLLEPCGCDNPKPLFASNNIFVETARYIGADKRHFKCQLGKNSDLIDAIFWGAGEPQPCRAGDNIDIVFEPEIHEWYGEHVQLICKDIRVDKKRIITRDFLADVYRKIRSILKEPRPAEDVKRFLSEGTQFDAADIDIALAVFEELRLISRYNFNGEEFYQFQMVNRKMDLLSSSVYRRHMR, from the coding sequence ATGAATACGGATAAATACAAATGGCATTTTCTAAATTCCTTAAATAAGACGGAAACAGGAGTGCCTGAATTTTTCAAAAAATATAATATAACTGAAGAATTAGCTAAGATACTGATGAATCGCGGGATAGATGATGAGTCTAAGTTATCACATTATCTATTTGATTCTGCTGCAGATCTGGGAGATCCATTCCTGATGAAGGGAATGCCCGAAGCAGTCGACAGGATTTTGCGTGCGATAGATGGTAAAGAAAAAATCGTTATTTATGGTGATTATGATGTGGACGGGATCACCTCGACATCAATTCTTTACCGGGGACTTAAGAGCCTGAGGGCCGATGTCGGCTTTTATATCCCGCATAGGGAATCTGAAGGATACGGACTCAACGCGAAAGCTGTCGAAAAATTAGCCAATGATGGCTTTAAGCTGTTAATTACAGTGGACTGCGGGATCAGCTCGGCTGACCTGATCAAGGAATTTCAGGGAAAGATAGATATCATAGTTACCGATCATCACACACCTCCGGAAAATCTTCCGCAGTGCATTGCAGTTTTGAATCCTCACCAGTCTGACTGCGGCTATCCATATAAAGAATTGGCAGGATGCGGCGTCGCATTTACTCTGTGCAGAGGACTCATGCTGAAAAAATATGGAGTCAGTTATACAGATAATATAGAGCTGGCCGCTCTTGGCACTATAGCCGATGTAGTATCCCTGACAGGGGAGAATCGGATTATAGTTAAAGAAGGCATGAAAAGGTTCTTGTCAACCCCGGTAAAAGGACTTTTTGCTCTAATCCAGGCTGCCGGACTTATAAAGGATACGACACAAAGTATTACTCATGCGGATCAGATTTCTTTTGGTCTTGCGCCACGCCTCAATGCAGCCGGAAGAATATCGCATGCCAAAGAAGGTGTCGAACTCATGATTACAGATTCGACGCAGGAAGCACAGCAGCTTGCGGAAAGGCTGTGCAGCACAAACGTCACGAGGCGGGAAATAGAAAAAGACATCTGCACGCAGGCTGAAGAGCGCATAAAACAATTAGGCATTGAAAAGGACATGGCCATCGTTGTAGACGGTCCTAATTGGCATCCGGGCGTTATCGGAATTGTAGCTTCCCGTATCCTGGATGAACTCCACCGCCCGGTTCTGGTGATTACTGTTAATGACGGGATTGGTAAAGGTTCCTGCAGAAGCATACCTGCATTTAATATTTATGAAGCCCTTGCTGCGCAGTCTGACCTTCTGATTCAATTCGGAGGCCATAAAATGGCAGCCGGCTTTTCTATCAAGGCTGAAAACATAGAAGAGTTCAGGAAGCAGATGAATGAGTATGCAAGGGAACATCTGACGGAAGAAGACTGCATACCAGTTTTGGATATTGAGGAAGTCATTCCGGTAGAAAAATTAACGGTAGATTTCGTTAAGTCATTAGACTTACTGGAACCCTGCGGATGCGACAACCCCAAGCCTCTGTTTGCTTCGAATAACATTTTTGTTGAGACCGCCAGATACATCGGTGCGGATAAGCGGCATTTCAAATGTCAGCTGGGGAAAAATTCCGATCTTATTGATGCTATATTCTGGGGAGCCGGGGAACCGCAGCCATGCAGAGCCGGAGACAATATTGATATAGTTTTTGAGCCGGAAATTCATGAATGGTATGGTGAACACGTCCAGCTCATCTGCAAAGATATACGGGTAGACAAGAAAAGGATAATAACAAGGGATTTTCTGGCGGACGTGTATCGCAAAATCAGGAGTATACTAAAAGAACCCCGTCCGGCAGAAGACGTTAAGCGGTTCCTTTCAGAAGGGACCCAATTCGATGCCGCTGATATTGATATAGCGCTGGCGGTATTTGAAGAATTGCGGTTAATATCCAGATATAATTTCAATGGTGAAGAATTCTATCAGTTCCAGATGGTAAATAGAAAGATGGATTTGCTCTCATCTTCGGTATACAGAAGGCATATGCGCTAA
- a CDS encoding bifunctional (p)ppGpp synthetase/guanosine-3',5'-bis(diphosphate) 3'-pyrophosphohydrolase produces the protein MDKNIEKDGTQAVTEQEKARTPVSKNVNTKAAVFNKNLNEETIHTDASASTLAEFLIHQDEYVQKQHEKRDFAGEKEAEYQKLIDKVKTYITDKKSLEAIREAYELADKAHSGQIRATGEPYIVHPLAVAYILSELEIDTQGIIAALLHDVLEDTDYTLDDIKMLFGDEVAFLVDGVTKLSQFHYKDKEDQQLENFRKMFLAMAKDIRVVVIKLADRLHNMRTLGVFRKDKQQRIARETIEIYAPLAHRLGIYNIKWELEDLCFHYLHPDEYYDLVRQMKQKRKAREEIVNDTMRVLHENIEKAGIQATITGRPKHFYSIYKKMKRDGKDLSQIYDLYAVRVIVDTIPQCYAILGIVHTLWKPLPNRFKDYIAVPKPNMYQSLHTTVIGTKGQPVEIQIRTWEMHHISEYGVAAHWRYKEGKQAGSKDFDTKISWLRRILEWQDTSNPKEFMNALKLDVFSDEVFVFTPKGDVINLPKGSIPIDFAYRIHTEVGNRCVGAKINNKIVPLDTKLKNGDIVSIITSKTGKPSYDWINMVGAADSKAKIRSWFKKENKPENIARGQELLIQEADCLGYEWKKLTQKNRLEDIAKTFNNITEEDLLASVGYGGIPSKSVILKLAEVYKKELNAQKNIAQKTAKDLENLKMRSVKTRSNSGILVKGEEGLVVHLAKCCNPVPGDNIVGFVTRGRGVSVHCVDCPNAVNFPDKDRMIDVSWEDQSGGVFLVTIEVISYDRTGLMADILAALTEMKLSVSSANVKVENNGMAVMNLGIQIKDLQQLDYIMTKVRRIKGVHSVRRMRSAQQGEA, from the coding sequence ATGGATAAAAATATCGAAAAAGACGGAACGCAGGCAGTGACGGAGCAAGAGAAGGCACGCACTCCGGTCAGCAAGAACGTTAATACCAAAGCGGCAGTCTTCAATAAGAACCTGAATGAAGAGACGATACATACAGATGCGTCTGCCTCGACTCTGGCAGAGTTCCTGATTCATCAGGATGAATATGTACAAAAGCAGCATGAAAAGAGAGATTTCGCCGGAGAAAAGGAAGCAGAGTATCAGAAGCTGATTGATAAGGTCAAGACGTATATTACTGACAAAAAAAGCCTTGAAGCCATCAGGGAGGCATATGAACTTGCGGACAAAGCGCACAGCGGACAGATCCGGGCTACGGGAGAACCTTATATCGTCCATCCTCTTGCAGTCGCATATATTCTGTCTGAACTGGAAATTGATACGCAGGGAATCATTGCGGCGCTCCTTCATGATGTATTGGAAGATACGGATTACACACTCGATGATATAAAAATGCTCTTCGGAGATGAAGTTGCGTTTCTTGTAGACGGTGTCACGAAACTTTCTCAATTCCATTACAAGGATAAGGAAGATCAGCAGCTGGAAAACTTCAGGAAAATGTTCCTGGCGATGGCTAAGGATATCAGGGTTGTCGTTATAAAACTGGCTGACAGACTTCACAACATGCGTACACTTGGAGTATTCCGCAAGGATAAGCAGCAGCGCATAGCAAGAGAAACGATAGAAATATATGCTCCTCTGGCTCACCGTCTTGGGATTTACAATATCAAATGGGAACTGGAAGATCTGTGCTTCCATTATCTGCATCCGGATGAATATTATGATCTTGTCCGCCAGATGAAACAGAAGAGGAAAGCCCGTGAAGAAATCGTCAATGATACGATGAGAGTCCTTCACGAAAACATAGAGAAGGCCGGAATCCAGGCAACAATAACGGGAAGGCCGAAGCATTTTTACAGCATATATAAGAAAATGAAGAGGGATGGCAAGGACTTATCCCAGATTTATGATCTGTATGCAGTCAGGGTTATTGTCGACACGATTCCGCAGTGTTATGCCATCTTGGGAATCGTACATACGCTTTGGAAACCGCTGCCTAACAGGTTCAAAGATTATATAGCTGTTCCTAAGCCTAATATGTATCAGTCCCTCCATACAACAGTCATCGGCACCAAGGGACAGCCTGTTGAAATCCAGATAAGGACATGGGAAATGCATCATATTTCTGAATATGGTGTAGCAGCCCACTGGCGCTATAAGGAAGGGAAGCAGGCCGGGTCAAAGGACTTTGATACGAAAATCAGCTGGCTCCGCAGGATTCTCGAATGGCAGGATACCAGTAATCCGAAAGAGTTCATGAATGCATTGAAACTCGATGTATTTTCGGATGAGGTATTCGTATTCACACCTAAAGGTGATGTCATCAATCTGCCTAAAGGGTCAATCCCGATCGATTTCGCATACAGGATTCATACAGAGGTCGGCAACAGGTGCGTAGGGGCAAAAATAAATAATAAGATTGTCCCTCTCGATACAAAACTCAAGAATGGCGATATTGTTTCGATCATAACATCAAAGACGGGAAAACCGAGTTATGACTGGATCAATATGGTCGGGGCAGCTGACAGTAAAGCTAAAATCAGGAGCTGGTTCAAGAAAGAAAACAAACCGGAGAATATTGCTCGCGGCCAGGAGCTTCTGATCCAGGAAGCAGACTGTCTTGGGTATGAATGGAAGAAACTGACACAGAAGAACAGGCTTGAAGATATTGCCAAGACTTTCAATAATATTACGGAAGAGGATCTTCTTGCATCGGTAGGATATGGCGGAATCCCATCCAAGAGCGTCATACTCAAGCTTGCCGAAGTATACAAAAAAGAACTGAATGCCCAGAAGAACATAGCCCAGAAAACGGCAAAAGATCTTGAAAATCTGAAAATGCGCAGCGTAAAGACCAGATCTAACAGCGGCATTCTCGTAAAAGGGGAAGAAGGTCTTGTCGTACATCTGGCCAAGTGCTGCAATCCGGTACCTGGTGATAACATAGTAGGTTTTGTTACAAGAGGAAGGGGCGTATCTGTACATTGCGTGGACTGCCCGAATGCAGTCAATTTCCCTGACAAGGACCGGATGATCGATGTTTCCTGGGAAGATCAGTCTGGCGGTGTTTTCCTTGTAACCATTGAAGTTATCAGTTATGACCGTACAGGTTTGATGGCAGATATTCTGGCGGCACTGACCGAAATGAAGCTGTCAGTTTCTTCTGCCAATGTAAAAGTAGAAAATAACGGTATGGCTGTAATGAATCTTGGAATCCAGATCAAGGATCTCCAGCAGCTTGATTACATTATGACGAAAGTCAGACGAATCAAGGGAGTTCATTCTGTACGCCGTATGAGATCAGCACAGCAGGGAGAGGCCTGA
- the dtd gene encoding D-aminoacyl-tRNA deacylase, which translates to MRAVVQRCNWCKITLENGEVSETGKGLVVLLGVGKEDNDNDVNYIADKVMNMRVFEDENQKMNLSLKDVNGELAIVSQFTLYGDMRKGRRPSFFEAEAPERANELYNLLVERCRDSGVHVKTGEFQTYMKINLENDGPVTILLDSKRNF; encoded by the coding sequence ATGAGAGCAGTCGTACAACGGTGCAATTGGTGCAAAATCACTCTTGAAAACGGAGAAGTCTCCGAAACAGGAAAGGGGCTTGTCGTTCTTCTTGGGGTCGGTAAAGAAGATAATGATAATGATGTAAATTATATTGCCGATAAAGTTATGAATATGAGAGTCTTTGAAGATGAAAACCAGAAAATGAATCTTTCTCTCAAAGATGTGAATGGGGAGCTTGCCATTGTATCGCAGTTCACTTTATATGGTGATATGAGAAAAGGGAGACGTCCCAGTTTCTTTGAAGCAGAAGCTCCGGAACGTGCCAATGAATTATATAATCTGCTCGTGGAGAGGTGCAGAGATTCCGGAGTGCATGTCAAGACGGGAGAGTTTCAGACCTATATGAAAATCAATCTGGAGAACGACGGACCTGTTACGATTCTCCTAGACAGCAAAAGGAATTTCTAA
- a CDS encoding MBL fold metallo-hydrolase yields the protein MKIEYMTLGPFATNTYIVYDEKTLHGVVIDPSFSPDKYISELNDKKITLESILLTHAHVDHLAGLNQLREAFPDAKFYMDKRDEELLRDPHMNLSDFLAEPIVCKPADVWVKDKDIIRTCGLEFTVLDTAGHTPGGISFYLKNEGIVFTGDSLFQGSIGRTDFPGGNLKELLTNIRQNLFQLPDSVRVLSGHGEITTVGHEKESNPFFQEGY from the coding sequence GTGAAAATTGAATATATGACTCTTGGGCCGTTTGCGACAAACACATATATTGTTTATGATGAAAAAACTTTACATGGTGTTGTAATAGACCCCTCTTTTTCACCAGATAAATATATCAGCGAATTGAATGACAAGAAAATAACCTTGGAATCCATTCTCCTGACGCATGCACATGTGGATCATCTGGCAGGGTTGAATCAGCTGCGGGAAGCTTTTCCTGATGCCAAGTTTTACATGGATAAGAGAGATGAGGAGCTTCTCCGTGATCCGCATATGAATTTATCGGATTTTCTGGCGGAACCTATTGTCTGCAAACCTGCAGATGTATGGGTCAAAGACAAAGATATAATCAGAACCTGCGGGCTGGAATTTACAGTGCTTGATACAGCCGGCCATACGCCAGGGGGGATTTCCTTCTATCTGAAAAATGAGGGAATTGTTTTTACCGGGGACTCGCTGTTTCAGGGTTCCATTGGACGAACTGATTTCCCCGGCGGTAATTTGAAAGAATTATTGACAAATATCAGGCAAAACCTGTTCCAACTGCCCGATTCGGTCCGCGTGCTTTCGGGGCATGGCGAGATAACAACAGTAGGCCATGAAAAAGAAAGCAATCCTTTTTTTCAGGAGGGATATTAA
- a CDS encoding AI-2E family transporter — protein sequence MRWGAEFWLRVVIVAMFCVLIIKAPIVLFPFITSLIITILLTPLARFIYKGAGRLGIKRFPYDAAILISFAVFVAVIYLIAVHVFVPFIKEFREFIKSVPGMLDTAQLAIPEIERQYQLDLLPPEAKNLISRFVQDVGEYTLKLAQFSLSAIFSFASTIIELIVVPFVTFYMMKKGGAFITSFIGIFPDRYHAHLTQLFREIHFVLNAYIRGQLLLSILMSIVVFLGMWSMNIPYPLVIGFLAGIVEMIPLIGPIIGAVPPVLLGLLQGTGVMFQVIIFYIIVQQLDGHFVMPKLMGSIIDVHPVAIIAGVLVGGHLFGVVGMMISVPLVAVLQVLLRHMWFYDRYRTMR from the coding sequence ATGAGGTGGGGCGCTGAGTTCTGGCTTCGTGTTGTTATTGTAGCCATGTTTTGCGTTTTAATAATTAAAGCACCTATAGTTTTATTCCCGTTCATCACTTCTTTAATTATTACTATTCTTTTGACGCCTCTAGCCCGTTTTATTTATAAAGGAGCAGGGCGCTTAGGAATTAAACGCTTTCCCTACGATGCAGCTATCCTGATATCATTTGCGGTTTTTGTTGCAGTCATATATCTTATTGCCGTCCATGTGTTTGTTCCGTTCATCAAGGAATTCAGGGAATTTATAAAAAGTGTTCCGGGAATGCTTGATACGGCACAGCTTGCCATACCGGAAATCGAGCGTCAGTATCAATTGGATTTACTACCGCCAGAGGCAAAAAATCTGATATCAAGATTTGTTCAGGATGTAGGGGAATACACATTAAAGCTTGCACAATTCAGCCTTTCCGCGATTTTCAGTTTTGCAAGCACGATTATTGAACTGATCGTCGTACCATTTGTCACATTTTATATGATGAAAAAGGGAGGAGCTTTTATTACTTCTTTCATCGGTATATTTCCTGATAGATATCATGCGCACCTGACACAATTATTCAGAGAAATCCATTTTGTGCTGAATGCGTATATAAGGGGGCAACTCCTTCTTTCTATATTGATGTCCATCGTTGTTTTCCTTGGCATGTGGTCTATGAACATACCGTACCCGCTTGTGATTGGTTTCCTTGCCGGAATTGTTGAAATGATTCCGCTGATAGGCCCAATTATTGGAGCGGTACCCCCGGTGCTCCTCGGACTTCTGCAGGGGACGGGAGTCATGTTCCAGGTTATAATTTTTTATATCATTGTTCAGCAGCTTGACGGACACTTTGTAATGCCGAAATTAATGGGCAGCATTATTGATGTACATCCAGTCGCTATCATCGCCGGTGTGCTTGTGGGTGGGCATTTATTCGGTGTTGTTGGAATGATGATATCGGTTCCTCTTGTTGCAGTACTTCAGGTTTTGCTGCGGCATATGTGGTTCTATGATAGATACAGAACGATGAGGTAG
- a CDS encoding transcriptional repressor produces MKKATVMSTLKKKIKEHQYKFTTQRKIVLQAFLDSKENHMSAEDVYEIVHEENPAIGLATVYRSLELFTSLELLKKLDFGDGRSRYELNDKTITHSHHHLICLGCGKVVEFSYDFLNDVKDKIQKENGFNIVDYQLKFYGYCKDCIKKANNNKG; encoded by the coding sequence ATGAAAAAAGCAACCGTAATGAGCACGCTTAAGAAGAAAATAAAAGAGCATCAGTATAAATTCACGACCCAGAGAAAGATTGTGCTTCAGGCGTTTCTGGACAGCAAAGAAAATCATATGAGTGCTGAGGACGTGTATGAAATCGTACATGAAGAAAATCCTGCGATTGGTTTGGCAACTGTATATCGTTCTCTGGAACTGTTTACGTCTTTGGAATTGCTCAAGAAACTGGACTTTGGTGACGGCAGAAGCCGGTATGAATTGAACGATAAAACTATTACGCATTCCCATCATCATCTGATTTGTCTGGGATGCGGAAAAGTTGTAGAATTTTCGTATGATTTCCTGAATGATGTCAAAGATAAAATACAGAAAGAAAATGGTTTTAATATAGTAGATTACCAGTTGAAATTTTATGGCTATTGCAAGGATTGCATAAAAAAGGCAAATAATAATAAAGGATAA
- the hisS gene encoding histidine--tRNA ligase has protein sequence MQALKGTHDILPSEVYKWDYMESVIRDVCARYGYKEIRTPIIEATELFQRGIGDSTDVVSKEMYTFLDRGNRSVTLRPENTASAVRAFLEHKLYADQQVHKMFYIGSMFRYDRPQAGRYREFHQFGLEVLGASSPLADAEVISMACEIFHKLGLKDLDLHINSIGDKNCRPAYRQKLIDFFMPKVDQLCADCKERLLKNPLRILDCKEEGCKAASVGAPVITDYLCEDCNTKFEAVKKYLTALGINYTVDPKLVRGLDYYTNTAFEIQYPPLGAQSAVCGGGRYDGLVEEMGGPSTPGIGFAIGLERLLLALEMQNLIPAPQSAHKVYIASLGQDAVIEGIKIQHLLRSEGVIAEMDLQDKSLKGQMKQAGKSKADFAIIIGSNELEEKAATVKNMNNGEQKQVPFDNVAEYILSALKNN, from the coding sequence ATGCAGGCGTTAAAAGGAACCCATGACATTTTACCCAGTGAAGTGTATAAATGGGATTATATGGAAAGCGTTATACGAGATGTATGTGCTCGCTATGGATACAAAGAGATTAGAACACCTATCATTGAAGCGACTGAACTTTTTCAGCGTGGAATTGGAGACTCAACTGATGTCGTATCTAAAGAGATGTACACATTTCTTGACAGAGGCAACAGATCTGTAACACTGAGGCCTGAAAATACAGCTTCTGCAGTCCGTGCATTCCTGGAACATAAACTGTATGCTGATCAGCAGGTCCATAAGATGTTTTATATTGGCTCAATGTTCAGATATGACAGGCCGCAGGCAGGGAGATACAGAGAATTCCATCAATTTGGACTGGAAGTACTGGGCGCATCTTCTCCGCTGGCTGATGCTGAAGTTATTTCCATGGCTTGTGAAATATTCCATAAGCTTGGATTAAAAGACCTTGATCTTCATATAAATTCAATCGGGGATAAGAATTGCCGTCCTGCATACAGGCAGAAGTTAATTGATTTCTTCATGCCTAAAGTCGATCAGTTATGTGCTGACTGCAAAGAGAGGCTTCTGAAGAATCCGCTCCGCATATTAGACTGCAAGGAAGAAGGCTGCAAGGCCGCATCTGTTGGAGCTCCTGTTATTACCGATTATCTTTGTGAAGACTGCAATACCAAATTTGAAGCGGTCAAAAAGTATCTGACTGCTTTAGGAATCAATTATACGGTGGACCCCAAGCTTGTCAGGGGATTGGATTATTATACCAACACCGCTTTTGAAATTCAGTATCCGCCTCTTGGCGCCCAGAGCGCTGTTTGCGGCGGAGGCAGATATGATGGGCTGGTTGAAGAAATGGGCGGGCCGTCCACTCCTGGAATCGGATTCGCCATCGGCCTTGAAAGACTGCTGCTCGCTCTGGAAATGCAGAACCTGATTCCTGCGCCTCAAAGTGCACATAAAGTTTATATTGCTTCTTTAGGCCAGGATGCAGTTATTGAAGGAATAAAAATCCAGCATCTGCTCCGCTCTGAAGGAGTGATTGCGGAAATGGATCTTCAGGACAAGAGCCTGAAGGGACAGATGAAGCAGGCAGGCAAATCAAAAGCTGATTTTGCCATTATCATTGGCAGCAATGAATTGGAAGAAAAAGCTGCAACCGTTAAAAACATGAATAATGGGGAACAAAAACAGGTTCCTTTCGACAATGTTGCTGAATATATCCTTTCAGCTTTGAAAAACAATTGA